One Peromyscus leucopus breed LL Stock chromosome 6, UCI_PerLeu_2.1, whole genome shotgun sequence genomic region harbors:
- the Arl14 gene encoding ADP-ribosylation factor-like protein 14, translated as MGLLNSKNPRDKQAHILLLGLDSSGKSTLLYRLKLAETLTTIPTIGFNVEMVQLASGLPLTVWDVGGQEKMRRVWDCYCENADGLVYVVDCSDGIQRLEDSRKEFKHILQNEHIKNAPVVILANKQDLPGALSAEDITRMFKVKKLCSDRNWYVQPCCGVTGEGLDDGFRKLTEFMKSHLKTRDTLAFFKQK; from the coding sequence ATGGGGCTGCTGAACTCTAAAAATCCCAGAGACAAGCAAGCCCACATTCTCCTTCTGGGACTCGACTCGTCTGGGAAATCTACTCTGCTTTACAGGTTAAAGCTTGCCGAGACTCTCACAACCATCCCCACCATCGGTTTCAACGTGGAAATGGTCCAGCTGGCCAGCGGTCTTCCGCTCACGGTGTGGGACGTTGGAGGACAGGAGAAGATGCGGAGGGTCTGGGACTGCTACTGTGAGAACGCAGACGGGCTGGTGTACGTGGTGGACTGCTCCGACGGCATCCAGCGACTCGAGGACTCCCGCAAAGAGTTCAAGCACATTTTGCAGAACGAACACATCAAAAACGCGCCGGTCGTCATATTAGCCAACAAACAAGACTTGCCTGGAGCTCTGAGTGCCGAGGACATCACCAGGATGTTCAAGGTGAAGAAGCTGTGCAGCGACCGGAACTGGTACGTGCAGCCCTGCTGCGGAGTCACTGGAGAAGGGCTGGATGACGGGTTCAGAAAGTTAACTGAGTTTATGAAAAGCCACCTGAAGACAAGAGACACCTTAGCGTTCTTCAAGCAGAAATGA